One stretch of Lachnospiraceae bacterium oral taxon 096 DNA includes these proteins:
- a CDS encoding bifunctional (p)ppGpp synthetase/guanosine-3',5'-bis(diphosphate) 3'-pyrophosphohydrolase codes for MDKGRELVNNIAEAGELERPADFTDPDILYKELIRKVEGSHSKTELAVIDKAYNVAKDAHKNQKRKSGEPYIIHPICVAIILAELNMDAQTLAAALMHDVIEDTAYSYEDLEKMFGKEIANLVDGVTKLTKLSLTEDRVSIQAENLRKMFFAMSKDVRVMIIKLADRLHNMRTLQYQPPNKQKEKARETMEIYAPIAQRLGISKIKVELDDYALRYLQPEKYEELVRGIDLEKSDRQKFVNSIVDEISAALKDAYVKGEVKGRVKHFFSIYKKMTRQNKTLDQIYDLFAVRVIVKEVAECYQALGIVHRLYRPIQSRFKDYIAGPKANQYSSIHTTVMTEDGKPFEVQIRTYEMHRVAEYGIAAHWKYKEDGNGARVIDLTDQKMNWLREVLETMGDVKDNIQFLKQIKEEFDLLSGRVYCFTPQGDVKSLPLGSNVIDFAYSIHSAIGNKMVGAKVNGKSVPIDYVIQNADRVEVLVSQNSTGPSMDWLRIVHTVQAKNKINQWFRNQSKEENIARGKELLEKDSRAKGIELAKINRPEFQEKVLRRYSIQGWDTLLATVGRGGLKEGQIVNKLLDEYKKSQKKNMTDEELIKSIKEATKTPDKVKIRKANNGVIVRGLEGNVAIRLMRCCMPVPGDEIVGFITRGHGVSVHRTDCVNIIHLPDNERERLIPVEWQSLKETIETYSVEVLIYAQNRTGIFLDISKVFSEKNIDIKSLTSKVSKQEIATMKISFDVKGTEELRVLQAKLRQVPGVMDIERATG; via the coding sequence ATGGATAAAGGAAGAGAACTTGTCAATAATATTGCAGAGGCCGGGGAATTGGAGAGACCAGCGGATTTTACTGATCCCGATATACTCTATAAGGAGTTGATTCGAAAGGTCGAAGGTTCGCACTCAAAAACAGAACTTGCTGTTATTGATAAAGCATATAATGTGGCCAAGGATGCGCATAAGAATCAAAAGAGAAAATCTGGAGAGCCTTATATCATCCATCCAATCTGTGTGGCTATTATTTTGGCAGAGCTAAATATGGATGCACAGACTTTGGCTGCGGCGTTGATGCATGATGTAATTGAGGATACCGCCTACAGCTATGAGGATTTGGAGAAGATGTTTGGCAAGGAGATTGCCAATCTTGTAGACGGTGTGACCAAGTTGACAAAGCTTTCGCTGACAGAGGATCGAGTGAGCATACAGGCTGAGAACTTGAGGAAGATGTTTTTTGCGATGTCAAAAGATGTGCGTGTGATGATTATTAAGCTTGCAGATCGACTCCACAATATGCGTACATTGCAATATCAGCCGCCCAATAAGCAAAAAGAAAAGGCGAGAGAGACCATGGAAATTTATGCGCCGATTGCACAGAGATTGGGGATTTCAAAGATTAAGGTCGAGCTGGATGACTATGCGCTTCGCTATCTTCAACCGGAAAAGTATGAGGAGCTTGTCAGAGGCATTGACCTTGAAAAGAGTGATAGACAAAAATTTGTCAATTCGATTGTCGATGAGATTTCTGCGGCCCTAAAAGATGCCTACGTTAAAGGGGAAGTGAAGGGAAGGGTAAAGCATTTCTTCTCTATTTATAAGAAAATGACTAGGCAGAATAAGACATTGGATCAAATTTATGATTTATTTGCTGTGCGAGTCATTGTCAAAGAGGTCGCAGAGTGTTATCAGGCACTTGGAATTGTTCATCGCTTGTATCGCCCAATTCAGTCTAGGTTTAAGGACTATATTGCAGGACCAAAGGCCAATCAATATAGCTCTATTCATACTACAGTGATGACCGAAGATGGTAAACCATTTGAAGTACAAATTCGAACCTATGAGATGCACAGAGTGGCGGAATATGGTATTGCCGCCCATTGGAAGTACAAGGAAGATGGAAATGGTGCAAGAGTTATTGACTTGACTGACCAAAAGATGAATTGGTTGCGAGAAGTCTTGGAGACGATGGGCGATGTCAAAGACAATATTCAATTTTTAAAGCAGATCAAGGAAGAATTTGATTTATTGTCAGGAAGAGTCTATTGTTTTACACCACAGGGCGATGTGAAGAGCCTGCCTTTAGGCTCAAATGTCATTGATTTTGCCTATTCGATTCATTCGGCTATTGGAAATAAGATGGTGGGAGCAAAGGTCAACGGAAAGTCTGTTCCCATTGATTATGTCATTCAAAATGCCGATCGAGTTGAGGTGCTTGTCTCTCAAAATTCTACAGGGCCAAGTATGGATTGGTTGAGAATTGTGCATACCGTTCAGGCAAAGAACAAGATCAATCAGTGGTTTCGAAACCAGTCAAAGGAAGAAAATATTGCTCGAGGTAAGGAATTACTTGAAAAGGACAGCAGAGCAAAGGGGATTGAGCTTGCCAAAATCAATCGGCCAGAGTTTCAGGAAAAGGTGCTCAGAAGGTATTCGATTCAGGGATGGGATACCCTGCTTGCGACTGTTGGTCGAGGTGGATTGAAGGAAGGTCAGATTGTCAATAAGCTCTTAGATGAGTACAAGAAGTCACAAAAGAAAAATATGACAGACGAAGAGCTGATCAAGAGCATCAAAGAGGCGACAAAAACTCCTGACAAAGTAAAGATTCGAAAGGCGAATAATGGTGTCATTGTCAGAGGACTTGAGGGAAATGTGGCGATTCGATTGATGCGCTGTTGTATGCCAGTGCCAGGTGATGAAATTGTTGGTTTCATTACAAGGGGGCATGGCGTATCGGTGCACCGAACAGATTGTGTCAATATTATTCATCTTCCAGACAATGAAAGAGAGCGTCTAATTCCTGTGGAGTGGCAAAGTCTCAAGGAGACCATAGAGACCTATAGCGTGGAAGTATTGATCTATGCACAAAATCGTACAGGCATTTTCCTTGATATCAGCAAGGTGTTTTCAGAGAAAAATATTGATATCAAATCACTCACATCAAAGGTGAGTAAACAAGAAATAGCGACGATGAAGATTAGTTTTGATGTCAAGGGAACAGAGGAACTTCGTGTATTGCAGGCCAAGCTTAGACAAGTTCCAGGTGTGATGGATATAGAAAGGGCAACAGGATAA
- a CDS encoding ECF transporter S component yields MGKFFSAIMENLVFFTEFLGIVVAVFVLAYVLERWSNKRTGYSGKIITTKKIAMVGVFAAVSTIAMMFEVPMPFAPNFYKIDLSEVPVMIVTFAFGPVTGVLTEFCKILLKVIFKSTSTAFVGELANFAVGCSLLIPSSVVYLMRKNRNHALIGMVVGTLCMTIFGSAFNAIYLLPKFAQLYGMPLDNLVQMGTAINPSIHSVTTMVLFSVAPLNLVKGVAVSVVTLLLYKKLSVIIKADYVDIKKNRKATIA; encoded by the coding sequence ATGGGTAAGTTTTTTAGTGCAATTATGGAAAATCTTGTATTTTTCACAGAATTTTTGGGCATTGTTGTCGCAGTATTTGTCCTGGCCTATGTTTTAGAGCGGTGGAGCAACAAAAGGACAGGGTACAGTGGAAAGATCATCACGACAAAGAAGATCGCGATGGTCGGTGTGTTTGCGGCGGTAAGTACCATTGCAATGATGTTTGAGGTTCCTATGCCATTTGCACCAAACTTTTATAAGATTGATTTGTCAGAGGTTCCTGTTATGATTGTTACCTTTGCCTTTGGACCAGTGACGGGTGTATTGACCGAGTTTTGTAAAATTTTGCTTAAAGTAATTTTTAAGTCAACATCGACGGCATTTGTGGGTGAACTTGCTAATTTTGCTGTGGGTTGTAGTTTGTTAATTCCTTCCAGTGTCGTTTACCTGATGAGAAAGAATCGCAATCACGCATTGATTGGAATGGTAGTGGGAACACTTTGTATGACTATCTTTGGCTCAGCCTTTAATGCCATCTATTTATTGCCAAAGTTTGCACAGCTTTATGGCATGCCATTGGATAATTTAGTACAAATGGGAACAGCGATTAATCCATCCATTCATTCAGTGACAACGATGGTACTCTTTTCTGTTGCACCTTTAAATTTAGTTAAGGGCGTGGCGGTATCTGTGGTGACCCTTTTACTTTACAAGAAGTTGAGCGTTATTATTAAGGCAGATTATGTGGATATAAAAAAAAATAGAAAGGCAACGATTGCCTAG
- a CDS encoding HAD family phosphatase, producing MVTAVLFDMDGLMFDTEVLHYHGWKMAGKRQGFELPHDLLMRVKGSAKNIGNAMLSEAVEGFNPEVAREEKTQYVLDYIDKNGVPVKPGLEKLLQFLNERKIKCAVASSTKEELVKKFLEMTNLTKYFDTLVCGDRVTHGKPAPDIFLEAARMVGEDPTNCIVLEDSINGIQAGHAAGCHVIMVPDQIPATDELRAMTDRVIGRLDDLIDIFDEI from the coding sequence ATGGTCACAGCAGTGTTATTTGATATGGATGGTTTGATGTTCGACACAGAAGTATTGCACTACCATGGATGGAAGATGGCAGGAAAGAGACAGGGATTTGAGCTTCCTCATGATCTTTTGATGAGAGTAAAGGGAAGTGCAAAGAACATTGGGAATGCAATGTTAAGCGAGGCCGTGGAGGGATTTAATCCAGAAGTGGCAAGAGAAGAAAAGACGCAATATGTACTTGATTATATCGACAAGAATGGAGTGCCTGTAAAGCCAGGGCTTGAAAAATTATTGCAATTTCTCAATGAACGAAAGATTAAATGTGCCGTGGCATCATCGACAAAGGAAGAGTTAGTCAAGAAGTTTCTGGAAATGACGAATTTGACAAAGTATTTTGACACATTGGTTTGTGGCGATAGGGTTACTCATGGAAAGCCAGCACCCGATATTTTTTTGGAGGCAGCTAGAATGGTTGGTGAAGATCCAACAAATTGTATTGTGCTCGAAGATTCCATCAATGGAATTCAAGCTGGTCATGCTGCGGGCTGTCATGTGATTATGGTTCCTGACCAGATTCCGGCGACCGATGAACTTAGAGCAATGACCGATCGAGTTATTGGTCGACTTGATGATTTGATTGACATTTTTGACGAAATTTAG
- a CDS encoding N-acetyltransferase, translating to MTIIYEQENQRSAAYDGTALIGQCNYTLNAGTWSIEHTEVDKAYGGQGIAKQLVYCLIDAARKNNVKILPICSYAVKLFEKDPSLEDVLLH from the coding sequence ATGACCATTATTTATGAACAAGAAAATCAACGAAGTGCCGCATATGATGGCACTGCACTGATCGGTCAGTGCAACTACACCTTAAACGCTGGCACTTGGTCCATTGAACACACGGAGGTGGACAAAGCCTATGGTGGACAAGGTATTGCCAAGCAATTGGTCTATTGCCTAATTGACGCAGCCAGAAAGAACAATGTCAAAATTCTTCCGATCTGCTCCTATGCAGTCAAGCTCTTTGAAAAAGATCCCTCATTAGAGGATGTTCTTCTTCACTAG
- a CDS encoding LysR family transcriptional regulator: protein MMNLRQIEAFYMVAKNNSFSKAARELHLTQPTISTNITNLEKELGTPLFIRSTTSVALTENGEKLYIQAKRIVDATKMIDRIFDRKREREMRMEIVIAASTVPAQYLIPQILLEASKQDKSLQFRLIECDSEEVANKVGNQLVDIGFAGSVIENRYCKYLPFYDDELIVVAPNNPYYQGIQREHRDIRWIEGERIILREAGSGTRKEAMRVMKRLGIAEENLNIVAIISNPLTLLQSIAGGMGITVISKLAAQKYIEDGTLLGFSLGEGGAHRAISLVYNSKDNMSESAQQIQRAIERLYP from the coding sequence ATGATGAATTTAAGACAAATTGAAGCCTTTTATATGGTGGCAAAAAACAATAGCTTTTCAAAGGCGGCGAGGGAATTGCATTTGACACAGCCAACCATTAGTACGAATATCACAAATTTGGAAAAGGAATTGGGTACACCCTTATTTATTCGCAGTACAACCAGTGTTGCCCTCACAGAAAATGGGGAGAAACTCTATATTCAAGCTAAGCGCATTGTGGACGCAACAAAAATGATTGACCGCATTTTTGATCGGAAGCGGGAGAGAGAAATGCGAATGGAAATTGTCATTGCGGCATCCACTGTTCCAGCTCAATATCTTATTCCGCAGATTCTTTTAGAGGCGAGTAAGCAGGATAAGAGCTTGCAATTTCGTTTAATTGAGTGTGACAGCGAGGAAGTGGCCAATAAGGTGGGCAATCAATTGGTCGATATCGGATTTGCAGGAAGTGTGATTGAAAATCGCTATTGTAAATATTTGCCATTTTATGATGATGAACTGATTGTGGTAGCACCAAATAATCCATATTATCAAGGGATTCAGAGGGAACATCGAGATATTCGTTGGATTGAAGGAGAGAGGATTATTCTTCGAGAGGCAGGATCTGGAACGAGAAAAGAAGCGATGAGAGTGATGAAGCGATTGGGAATTGCGGAAGAAAATCTTAATATTGTGGCCATCATTAGTAATCCATTGACGCTTTTACAATCCATTGCAGGCGGAATGGGAATTACGGTTATATCAAAGCTGGCTGCACAAAAATACATTGAAGATGGCACGCTGCTTGGCTTTAGTTTGGGCGAGGGTGGGGCACATCGAGCGATCAGCCTCGTTTACAATAGCAAGGACAATATGAGTGAGTCCGCACAGCAAATTCAGCGTGCCATTGAAAGGCTCTATCCCTAG
- a CDS encoding glycosyltransferase family 4 protein, translating to MKILSVTAQKPNSTGSGVYLTELMKEFEKLGHKQAIVAGISMGEEIALPFEASVYPVQFMSKDLPFPVCGMSDEMPYTSTRYKDMTEEMVFQFKSIFLRELKRAMDEFSPDLIFCHHLYLLTAIVREAFPEKKIYGFCHNTDLRQMQSHPLEREFIKSQIKKLDGIYVLREEQIELVEEIYGAERKKISVVGMGYNADVFFDQKKRVSGKRKKILFAGKITQKKGVASLLRAMHLMKEKNVELELAGGSGNAKEYQEILSLGRGENITFLGKLNQMQMADAYNQSDIFVLPSFYEGIPLTVIEAMACGNRVVMTDLPGVQKWINQNIENPNIDYVKMPKMYCIDEPDQEALPKFEEELAKVLDRAVESDRIKATDLSRVSWRGVAQKVLGGCKNDEFKTN from the coding sequence ATGAAAATATTGAGTGTCACAGCACAGAAGCCAAATAGTACAGGTAGTGGTGTGTATTTGACAGAATTGATGAAGGAATTTGAAAAGCTTGGTCACAAGCAGGCCATTGTGGCGGGAATTTCGATGGGAGAAGAAATTGCTCTTCCCTTTGAGGCAAGTGTTTACCCTGTACAATTTATGAGCAAGGACTTGCCCTTCCCTGTTTGCGGAATGAGTGACGAAATGCCCTATACTTCCACGAGATACAAGGATATGACAGAGGAAATGGTTTTCCAATTTAAGTCCATCTTTTTGCGTGAACTAAAAAGGGCAATGGATGAGTTTTCTCCTGATCTTATTTTTTGTCATCATCTGTATTTATTGACAGCCATTGTTCGAGAGGCCTTTCCTGAAAAAAAAATCTATGGTTTTTGCCACAACACAGATTTGCGTCAAATGCAGAGTCATCCTCTGGAGAGAGAATTTATAAAAAGTCAAATTAAGAAATTGGATGGCATTTATGTGCTCAGAGAAGAGCAAATTGAGCTGGTGGAAGAAATCTATGGAGCTGAGAGAAAAAAGATTTCTGTTGTCGGAATGGGCTATAATGCCGATGTGTTTTTTGACCAGAAAAAGAGAGTGTCAGGGAAGAGAAAGAAGATTTTATTTGCTGGAAAGATTACACAAAAAAAAGGTGTGGCCAGCTTGTTGCGGGCGATGCATTTGATGAAGGAAAAAAATGTGGAGTTAGAACTTGCAGGTGGGAGTGGAAATGCTAAAGAGTATCAAGAAATTTTATCTCTTGGTCGTGGCGAAAACATTACATTTTTAGGAAAACTGAATCAAATGCAGATGGCAGATGCTTACAATCAATCAGATATTTTTGTTTTGCCTTCGTTTTATGAAGGAATTCCTCTAACAGTGATTGAGGCTATGGCCTGTGGCAACCGAGTCGTAATGACGGATTTGCCGGGGGTACAAAAGTGGATCAATCAAAATATTGAAAATCCAAATATTGACTATGTAAAAATGCCAAAGATGTATTGCATTGATGAGCCAGATCAGGAGGCTTTGCCAAAATTTGAGGAAGAGTTGGCAAAGGTGCTTGACCGAGCAGTGGAGAGTGATAGGATTAAGGCAACAGATTTGTCAAGGGTATCTTGGCGTGGGGTTGCACAAAAAGTTTTAGGGGGATGTAAAAATGATGAATTTAAGACAAATTGA
- a CDS encoding ABC transporter ATP-binding protein — translation MLKIQKINKFFGEKQVVCNFDLEMERGEIVCLLGESGCGKTTTLQMIGGFLSPDSGKIELNGLDITRQLAEEREIATVFQSYALFPHMNVFENVSYGLRFRKLSKADRLERGKKALELVGLLEFSHVRIQDLSGGQQQRVAFARAVCIEPKLLLLDEPFSNLDANLRRRLRKDLKQLQRRLGINMIFVTHDQEEAMALGDRIALMREGRIVQIGTPQEIYRHPKDLWVKEFFGQVNQLYWQDKVHYLYPEELCFVDEEGMWQGRVVEKEFHGASWEYLVDTEAGEIVICENADVEIGSFVCINQKLGREENENIECHSTEAK, via the coding sequence ATGCTAAAAATACAAAAGATCAATAAATTTTTTGGAGAGAAGCAGGTGGTCTGCAATTTTGACCTTGAAATGGAACGGGGGGAGATTGTATGCCTTTTGGGAGAATCTGGTTGTGGAAAGACAACGACCTTACAAATGATTGGAGGGTTTTTAAGTCCAGATAGTGGAAAAATTGAACTCAATGGTTTGGATATCACAAGGCAACTGGCAGAGGAGAGGGAGATTGCCACTGTATTTCAGTCCTATGCCCTCTTTCCCCATATGAATGTGTTTGAAAATGTTAGCTATGGGCTGCGATTTCGAAAATTGAGTAAAGCTGATCGTTTGGAAAGAGGGAAAAAGGCTCTTGAACTTGTGGGGCTTTTGGAGTTTTCTCATGTACGCATACAGGACTTAAGTGGTGGGCAGCAACAGAGGGTTGCCTTTGCCCGTGCTGTCTGCATTGAGCCAAAATTACTGCTTCTCGATGAGCCATTTAGTAATCTCGATGCCAATTTGCGCAGGAGATTGAGAAAAGATTTAAAACAATTGCAGAGGAGACTGGGGATAAATATGATTTTTGTCACCCACGACCAGGAGGAGGCCATGGCATTGGGAGATAGAATTGCCCTGATGAGGGAGGGCAGGATTGTTCAAATTGGAACACCACAAGAGATTTATCGCCACCCGAAAGATTTGTGGGTCAAGGAATTTTTTGGACAAGTCAATCAATTGTATTGGCAGGATAAAGTCCACTATCTCTATCCAGAAGAGCTTTGTTTTGTGGATGAAGAAGGAATGTGGCAGGGAAGAGTGGTGGAAAAAGAATTTCACGGTGCATCTTGGGAATATCTTGTGGACACCGAAGCAGGGGAAATTGTAATTTGCGAAAACGCAGATGTTGAGATTGGATCCTTTGTGTGCATCAATCAAAAGCTTGGGAGGGAAGAAAATGAAAATATTGAGTGTCACAGCACAGAAGCCAAATAG
- a CDS encoding iron ABC transporter permease — MKRRYIFSDGIDRCFQMLLMASVVLFVAYPLLLVFFRPLSSYQNLWQENRVLLGNSIYTAVFSATFSTIIALMIAIYVGSAHQKIQKFFQILFVMTLVSPPFIGALVYIQLYGRRGVITYMLLHLHLNPYNRWGIISMQTMHFVALSTLLFMQYLRRMEVSILKAARGLGASWWECFYQVILPLLWPVVAVAWILSFMRSLSDFVTPAVIGGNYNTLAAEIYMQMIGYARLDKAAAMNSLLVVPAIFSLFLYLYLMKKGNKIYGVDGRVGGELLEWLRPEKKWRYFFGLVSIFYAIFMALQYLCIFVMGFLKSKKGRYYFTLDNLQKLLGYNIKSFWVSIKIALVVAVVGTFFALFFAYYVEKRRGWLKKVIYFLAMIPYVLPGTCFGIGYILAFHHQPLKLTQTAYIIILNILFRQLPVIIQSASSSLAQMSERVEMAARDLGATKIEVLRDVVWPSLKSTYVTGFVYNFTGAMTTSGAVLFLITPRYKMAVYTLYDAINAGEYGVACLMSAMIILVSVFVSWLVNSILRERMYAKNTKDQ, encoded by the coding sequence ATGAAGAGAAGATATATTTTTTCTGATGGGATTGACCGATGCTTTCAGATGCTACTGATGGCATCGGTCGTTTTATTTGTTGCCTACCCACTTTTATTGGTCTTTTTCCGTCCCTTAAGCAGTTATCAAAATTTGTGGCAGGAAAATCGAGTGTTATTGGGAAATAGTATATATACAGCGGTATTCTCGGCCACATTTTCCACAATAATTGCTCTTATGATTGCCATCTATGTGGGCAGTGCACATCAAAAAATTCAAAAATTTTTTCAAATACTCTTTGTGATGACTTTGGTTTCACCGCCGTTTATTGGGGCATTGGTCTATATACAGCTGTATGGTCGAAGAGGAGTGATCACCTATATGCTCCTTCATTTGCATCTCAATCCCTACAATCGATGGGGAATTATTAGTATGCAGACTATGCATTTTGTGGCACTGAGTACGCTCTTATTCATGCAATATCTAAGAAGAATGGAGGTCAGCATTTTAAAAGCGGCCAGAGGGCTTGGAGCGAGTTGGTGGGAATGCTTTTATCAAGTGATCCTTCCTCTACTTTGGCCAGTGGTTGCTGTGGCATGGATTCTTTCCTTTATGCGGTCATTGTCTGATTTTGTTACACCTGCAGTGATTGGTGGAAATTATAATACACTGGCAGCAGAAATTTATATGCAAATGATCGGCTATGCACGCCTTGATAAGGCGGCAGCAATGAATAGTTTACTCGTAGTTCCTGCTATTTTTTCTCTTTTTCTCTATCTCTACTTAATGAAAAAGGGAAATAAAATCTATGGTGTGGACGGACGAGTGGGTGGTGAGCTCTTAGAATGGCTTCGTCCAGAGAAAAAATGGAGATATTTTTTTGGTCTGGTGTCTATTTTTTATGCCATCTTTATGGCATTACAATATCTTTGTATTTTTGTTATGGGTTTTTTAAAGTCAAAAAAGGGAAGATATTATTTTACACTTGACAATCTTCAAAAACTTTTGGGCTATAATATCAAAAGCTTTTGGGTGAGTATCAAAATTGCACTGGTGGTTGCTGTTGTAGGAACATTTTTTGCTCTCTTTTTTGCCTACTATGTGGAAAAACGAAGGGGATGGTTAAAGAAGGTCATTTATTTTTTGGCAATGATTCCCTATGTCCTTCCAGGAACTTGTTTTGGTATAGGATATATTTTGGCATTTCATCATCAGCCATTGAAATTGACACAGACAGCGTATATTATTATTTTGAATATCCTCTTTCGACAATTGCCTGTGATTATTCAATCGGCAAGTTCATCATTGGCTCAAATGAGTGAAAGGGTGGAGATGGCAGCAAGAGACTTGGGGGCGACAAAGATCGAGGTATTGAGAGATGTGGTGTGGCCAAGTTTAAAGTCAACATATGTCACAGGTTTTGTCTACAATTTTACTGGGGCAATGACGACATCGGGAGCAGTGTTATTCTTAATTACCCCAAGATATAAGATGGCAGTCTATACGCTCTATGATGCCATCAATGCGGGAGAGTACGGTGTGGCTTGTTTGATGTCGGCAATGATTATTTTGGTGTCTGTGTTCGTTTCTTGGTTGGTCAATTCTATTTTGCGGGAGAGGATGTATGCTAAAAATACAAAAGATCAATAA
- a CDS encoding ABC transporter substrate-binding protein: MLKKYLAYAAIAMSLAGTLMGCSKGASTNKETNSSAAETTTVAKDAGSSTDKLEIVATSQDYVRLFDKFTKDTNIQTEMLSMSSGEVLSKVKAENGTPMADLWFGGGIDAFMSAKEEGLLAQVKLDAADSLAPEYKDPDGYWYTKGLTIVGFIVNNNVLKEKNLTAPASWADLIKPEYKGQILMSNPAISGTNYGVVNAMLQVKGEDEGWKYLTALNENIDFYSKRGGDPREKTAAGEVAIGITPMDNKTAKLAEEQNCSLVYPSDGIPYVPEGVAVFKGAAHQKEAEKFLNWLYSDDENLKLLAEIDGKDTIKVVKPSIEGLNLTFDTNTLLKEDLSLFGKNRDAILAKWDTLAGAKSEK; this comes from the coding sequence ATGTTAAAGAAATACTTAGCCTATGCAGCAATTGCGATGAGTTTAGCAGGAACTTTGATGGGATGTTCAAAAGGTGCATCAACAAACAAAGAGACAAATTCATCAGCAGCAGAGACTACCACGGTGGCCAAGGATGCAGGCTCTAGCACAGACAAATTGGAAATTGTGGCAACGAGTCAGGACTATGTGCGTCTGTTTGACAAATTTACCAAAGACACCAACATTCAGACTGAGATGCTATCGATGTCTTCTGGAGAGGTGCTTTCTAAGGTTAAGGCAGAAAATGGAACACCAATGGCGGATTTGTGGTTTGGTGGCGGAATTGATGCCTTTATGAGTGCCAAGGAAGAAGGATTGCTTGCACAAGTAAAATTAGATGCTGCGGATAGTTTAGCTCCAGAGTACAAAGACCCAGATGGCTATTGGTATACCAAGGGACTTACCATTGTTGGATTTATTGTCAATAATAATGTATTGAAGGAGAAGAATTTGACAGCTCCGGCTAGCTGGGCGGATTTAATTAAGCCAGAGTATAAGGGACAGATTTTGATGTCCAATCCTGCAATTTCAGGAACAAACTATGGTGTAGTCAATGCAATGTTACAGGTTAAGGGCGAAGATGAGGGCTGGAAGTATTTGACTGCACTCAATGAAAATATTGACTTTTATTCTAAACGAGGTGGAGATCCAAGAGAAAAGACAGCGGCTGGAGAGGTGGCCATTGGTATCACTCCAATGGACAATAAGACAGCAAAGTTGGCAGAGGAGCAAAATTGCAGTTTAGTTTATCCAAGTGATGGAATTCCATATGTGCCAGAGGGTGTGGCTGTATTTAAGGGAGCAGCACATCAAAAGGAAGCGGAGAAGTTTTTAAATTGGCTCTATAGTGATGATGAAAACTTAAAATTACTTGCAGAAATTGATGGAAAAGATACCATTAAGGTAGTAAAGCCAAGCATTGAGGGATTGAACTTGACTTTTGACACCAATACATTATTAAAAGAAGATTTATCGCTCTTTGGAAAGAATAGAGATGCCATTCTGGCCAAGTGGGATACCCTTGCTGGGGCAAAATCAGAGAAATAG
- the srtB gene encoding class B sortase, whose amino-acid sequence MEQFVKDESIEETTTIEQETGNHAGEDANAKKEEQTTKKELTPVVNHWPSVDFSALSNINSDVKAWIKIEGTKINYPVVQGSDNDFYLNHMVNKKQNAAGSIFWDYENKTDFSDVNTIIYGHHMKNGSMFAGLQSYDSQDYYEVHPTGMLVLPNQKYEIHFVAAYVANVNDNAWQMDFSDQAGIDKWINSAIKKSTFKSHYSVKPGDHFVTLSTCSYEFDDARYILVGVVKPV is encoded by the coding sequence ATGGAACAATTTGTCAAAGACGAAAGCATTGAAGAGACAACCACTATAGAACAAGAGACAGGTAATCATGCTGGTGAGGATGCGAATGCAAAAAAGGAGGAGCAGACAACCAAAAAAGAACTCACTCCTGTAGTCAATCACTGGCCATCCGTCGATTTTTCTGCCCTCAGCAATATCAATTCTGATGTAAAGGCCTGGATTAAAATCGAAGGTACCAAGATTAATTACCCTGTCGTCCAAGGCAGTGATAACGATTTCTATCTCAATCATATGGTAAATAAAAAGCAAAATGCTGCTGGGAGTATTTTCTGGGATTATGAAAACAAAACTGACTTTTCTGATGTCAATACCATTATCTACGGTCATCATATGAAAAATGGATCGATGTTTGCTGGCTTACAAAGCTATGACTCCCAAGATTACTATGAGGTTCATCCCACAGGTATGCTCGTTTTACCAAATCAAAAGTATGAAATTCACTTTGTTGCCGCCTATGTGGCCAATGTCAATGACAATGCTTGGCAGATGGATTTTTCTGATCAAGCAGGTATTGACAAGTGGATTAACTCCGCCATTAAAAAATCAACATTCAAAAGTCACTACTCTGTAAAGCCTGGTGACCACTTCGTCACTTTGTCTACCTGTAGTTATGAATTTGATGATGCAAGATATATTTTGGTCGGTGTAGTCAAACCCGTATAA